One region of Streptomyces capillispiralis genomic DNA includes:
- a CDS encoding NAD(P)-binding protein: MHRITVIGGGFAGLTAAITAAEAGAKVTVHEAHHTLGGRARTAEGPYRTNDGPHALYNGGPHWTWLRQRGLIGPLAPIPALEAARLRLRHRGALRRTPPFALLKLLRRGAAEAPVDTDFLTWATRIAGEEGARAAAHYAAVALFHHDPGSLSAAFVQERLRRAAKLPPEATYPRGGWGGLIDRMAARAWNLGVRMETLSRVDTVPTDTPVIVATSLDAARRLLDDPSLTWPSGRTVLLDLAVRTRRKDAFAVSDLDAPGWLERFTAQDRTLAPAGEQLIQGQIPIAPDESKADGTARAEELLDLAFAGWRDRVTWRRDAIAAGRTGAVDPPGTSWRDRPAVDRGDGVYLAGDQVAAPGVLSEVSFNSALTAVTLALGRHELDLKHA; encoded by the coding sequence ATGCACCGCATCACCGTCATCGGCGGCGGCTTCGCCGGACTCACCGCGGCCATCACCGCCGCCGAGGCGGGTGCCAAGGTCACCGTCCACGAGGCCCACCACACCCTGGGCGGCCGCGCACGCACCGCCGAGGGCCCCTACCGGACCAACGACGGACCGCACGCCCTCTACAACGGCGGCCCGCACTGGACCTGGCTCCGACAGCGCGGCCTCATCGGCCCCCTCGCCCCGATCCCCGCCCTCGAAGCAGCCCGGCTGCGGCTCCGCCACCGGGGCGCACTGCGCCGCACCCCGCCCTTCGCCCTGCTGAAACTGCTGCGCCGCGGCGCCGCCGAAGCCCCCGTCGACACCGACTTCCTCACCTGGGCCACCCGCATCGCCGGTGAGGAAGGCGCGCGGGCCGCCGCCCACTACGCCGCCGTCGCCCTGTTCCACCACGACCCCGGCTCCCTGTCCGCCGCGTTCGTGCAGGAACGCCTGCGCCGCGCCGCCAAGCTCCCCCCGGAGGCCACCTACCCGCGGGGCGGCTGGGGCGGGCTCATCGACCGGATGGCCGCCCGCGCCTGGAACCTCGGCGTGCGCATGGAAACCCTGTCCCGCGTCGACACCGTGCCCACCGACACCCCGGTCATCGTCGCCACCTCCCTCGACGCGGCCCGCCGCCTCCTTGACGACCCCTCACTGACCTGGCCGAGCGGCCGCACCGTCCTGCTCGACCTCGCCGTACGCACCCGGCGCAAAGACGCGTTCGCCGTGTCCGACCTCGACGCGCCCGGCTGGCTGGAACGGTTCACCGCCCAGGACCGCACCCTCGCCCCGGCCGGCGAACAGCTGATCCAGGGACAGATCCCCATCGCCCCGGACGAGTCCAAGGCGGACGGCACCGCCCGCGCCGAGGAACTCCTCGACCTCGCCTTCGCGGGCTGGCGGGACCGCGTCACCTGGCGGCGCGACGCGATCGCGGCCGGCCGGACCGGCGCCGTCGACCCGCCCGGCACCAGCTGGCGCGACCGGCCCGCCGTCGACCGCGGCGACGGCGTCTACCTCGCCGGCGACCAGGTCGCCGCACCCGGCGTGCTCTCCGAGGTCTCCTTCAACAGCGCCCTGACGGCCGTCACCCTCGCCCTCGGCCGGCACGAGCTTGACCTCAAGCACGCTTGA
- a CDS encoding pentapeptide repeat-containing protein, producing MARRAVGGAGVRGARRPELRLPVLERFEGGGLEPDGDYDGLEFREADFAGQDGGGARFMDCALTGCVLDGARLSRARVLDSVLAGVRGVGTDLVEATLRDVELTDARLGGTQAHGAVLERVLVRGGKIDFLNLRAARLKDVVFEGCVLVEPDFGGARLERVEFVDCALKGADLSGATLTDVDLRGAASLEIARGVDRLSGAVISTGQLLDLAPVLAGELGIRVEG from the coding sequence ATGGCGAGGAGAGCGGTGGGTGGCGCGGGCGTGCGGGGGGCGCGGCGCCCGGAGCTGCGGTTGCCCGTGCTGGAGCGGTTCGAGGGGGGTGGTCTGGAGCCGGACGGGGACTACGACGGGCTGGAGTTCCGGGAGGCGGACTTCGCCGGGCAGGACGGGGGCGGGGCGCGTTTCATGGACTGCGCGCTGACGGGGTGCGTGCTGGACGGGGCGCGGCTGTCCCGGGCGCGGGTGCTGGACTCGGTGCTGGCCGGTGTCCGGGGAGTGGGTACGGACCTGGTGGAGGCGACCCTGCGGGACGTCGAGCTGACCGACGCGCGGCTCGGGGGGACGCAGGCGCACGGGGCGGTGCTGGAGCGGGTGCTGGTCCGGGGCGGGAAGATCGACTTCCTGAATCTTCGGGCGGCCCGGCTCAAGGACGTCGTCTTCGAGGGCTGTGTGCTGGTCGAGCCGGACTTCGGCGGGGCGCGGCTGGAGCGCGTGGAGTTCGTGGACTGCGCGCTGAAGGGCGCGGACCTGAGCGGGGCCACGCTCACGGACGTGGACCTGCGGGGGGCCGCTTCGCTGGAGATCGCGAGGGGGGTGGACCGGCTGTCGGGGGCGGTGATCAGCACGGGGCAACTGCTGGATCTGGCGCCGGTGCTGGCGGGGGAGCTGGGGATCAGAGTGGAGGGGTGA
- a CDS encoding M1 family metallopeptidase, whose product MRLRRPLRARSLTAAVLLTVSVAGCGEGPGASPGRPGVGDPFFPEAGNEGYDVAHYALRLGYDPGPHRLTGTATITARATRDLSALNLDLRGLDVEAVAVDGAPARWSRAGQELTVRPRGALDRGARFRVTVRYSGAPVTVTDPDGSEEGWLRTADGALALGEPVGSAAWFPGNHHPSDKATYSLAVTVPKGLRAVSNGEPAGEETEGDRTTYRWRTGEPMAGYLATLAIGRYETGRTTTAGGLPVHTAVDPEEAEASRAVLARIPEVVAWAERTFGPYPFSSAGAIVERPGDAGYALETQSRPVFPGAPGIVLLVHEIAHQWYGNSVTPRTWRDMWLNEAFATYAEWLWQEEHGGDTAQEVFDALYAGAYFPDAERDEALWSFPPAEPPDAAHVSGLPVYWRGAMVLHRIRQTVGDGAFRALLRGWAAEHRHGTADTGDFTAYVETFAPGRDFDAVWEDWLYGAGRPPRP is encoded by the coding sequence GTGCGCCTCCGTCGGCCCCTTCGTGCCCGTTCCCTGACCGCCGCCGTGCTGCTCACCGTGTCGGTGGCCGGGTGCGGGGAGGGGCCCGGTGCCTCCCCGGGGCGGCCCGGTGTGGGGGACCCGTTCTTCCCCGAGGCCGGCAACGAGGGCTACGACGTCGCCCACTACGCCCTCCGCCTCGGCTACGACCCCGGCCCCCACCGCCTCACCGGCACGGCGACGATCACCGCGCGGGCGACGCGGGACCTCTCCGCGCTGAACCTGGACCTCCGGGGCCTGGACGTGGAGGCGGTCGCCGTCGACGGCGCGCCCGCCCGCTGGAGCCGTGCCGGACAGGAGCTGACGGTCCGCCCGCGCGGCGCACTCGACCGGGGCGCGCGGTTCCGCGTCACCGTCCGCTACTCCGGAGCCCCGGTGACCGTCACCGACCCGGACGGTTCCGAGGAGGGCTGGCTGCGCACCGCCGACGGGGCGCTGGCGCTGGGGGAGCCGGTGGGGTCGGCGGCCTGGTTCCCGGGCAACCACCACCCCTCCGACAAGGCGACGTACAGCCTCGCGGTGACCGTGCCGAAGGGGCTGCGGGCGGTGTCCAACGGGGAGCCGGCCGGGGAGGAGACGGAGGGGGACCGTACGACGTACCGGTGGCGCACCGGTGAGCCGATGGCCGGTTACCTCGCCACCCTCGCCATCGGCCGGTACGAGACCGGGCGCACCACGACCGCCGGCGGGCTGCCCGTCCACACGGCGGTCGATCCGGAGGAGGCGGAGGCGAGCCGTGCGGTGCTGGCGCGGATCCCCGAGGTCGTGGCGTGGGCGGAGCGGACCTTCGGCCCGTACCCCTTCTCCTCGGCGGGCGCGATCGTCGAGCGGCCGGGGGACGCCGGGTACGCGCTGGAGACCCAGAGCCGCCCCGTCTTCCCCGGCGCCCCCGGCATCGTGCTGCTGGTCCACGAGATCGCCCACCAGTGGTACGGCAACTCGGTCACCCCGCGGACCTGGCGGGACATGTGGCTGAACGAGGCCTTCGCGACGTACGCGGAGTGGCTGTGGCAGGAGGAGCACGGCGGCGACACCGCGCAGGAGGTCTTCGACGCGCTGTACGCCGGCGCGTACTTCCCGGACGCGGAGCGGGACGAGGCGCTCTGGTCGTTCCCGCCGGCCGAGCCGCCGGACGCGGCGCACGTCTCGGGCCTCCCCGTGTACTGGCGCGGGGCGATGGTCCTGCACCGGATCCGGCAGACGGTCGGCGACGGCGCCTTCCGGGCCCTGTTGCGCGGCTGGGCGGCGGAGCACCGCCACGGCACCGCGGACACCGGCGACTTCACGGCATACGTGGAGACGTTCGCGCCGGGCCGGGACTTCGACGCGGTGTGGGAGGACTGGCTGTACGGGGCGGGCAGGCCGCCGCGGCCCTGA
- a CDS encoding TerD family protein — protein MAVSLSKGGNVSLTKEAPGLTAVTVGLGWDVRTTTGTDFDLDASAIAVNTQGKVYSDAHFVFFNNKQTPDNTIVHTGDNRTGEGAGDDEAINVNLAALPADIDKIVFPVSIYDAENRSQNFGQVRNAYIRIVNQAGGAEIARYDLSEDAATETAMVFGELYRNGAEWKFRAVGQGYASGLVGIAQDFGVNV, from the coding sequence ATGGCTGTAAGCCTGTCCAAGGGTGGCAACGTCTCGCTCACCAAGGAGGCTCCGGGCCTGACCGCCGTCACCGTGGGCCTCGGCTGGGACGTCCGCACCACCACCGGCACGGACTTCGACCTCGACGCCTCGGCGATCGCGGTCAACACGCAGGGCAAGGTCTACTCGGACGCCCACTTCGTGTTCTTCAACAACAAGCAGACCCCGGACAACACCATCGTCCACACCGGTGACAACCGCACCGGTGAGGGCGCCGGCGACGACGAGGCGATCAACGTCAACCTCGCCGCCCTCCCGGCCGACATCGACAAGATCGTCTTCCCGGTGTCGATCTACGACGCCGAGAACCGCAGCCAGAACTTCGGCCAGGTGCGCAACGCCTACATCCGCATCGTCAACCAGGCCGGCGGCGCCGAGATCGCCCGCTACGACCTGTCGGAGGACGCCGCCACCGAGACCGCCATGGTCTTCGGCGAGCTGTACCGCAACGGCGCGGAGTGGAAGTTCCGCGCGGTCGGCCAGGGCTACGCCTCGGGCCTGGTGGGCATCGCCCAGGACTTCGGTGTGAACGTCTGA
- the arfB gene encoding alternative ribosome rescue aminoacyl-tRNA hydrolase ArfB, with amino-acid sequence MYGMSGPYPIRGSVSLPEAELMWRFSRSSGPGGQHVNTSDSQVELRFDLARTEALPEVWKRRALERLAGRLTGGVVTVRASEHRSQWRNRETAAVRLAALLAEATAPPPKPRRATRIPRGINERRLREKKQRSETKRGRSARDWG; translated from the coding sequence ATGTACGGCATGTCCGGTCCCTATCCCATCCGTGGCTCCGTCTCCCTGCCCGAGGCCGAGCTCATGTGGCGTTTCTCGCGGTCGTCCGGGCCCGGCGGACAGCACGTGAACACCAGCGACTCCCAGGTCGAGCTGCGCTTCGACCTCGCGCGCACCGAGGCGCTGCCCGAGGTGTGGAAGCGGCGGGCGCTCGAACGGCTGGCCGGGCGGCTGACCGGCGGGGTCGTCACGGTCCGCGCCTCCGAGCACCGCTCGCAGTGGCGCAACCGCGAGACCGCCGCGGTGCGCCTCGCGGCGCTGCTCGCGGAGGCGACGGCGCCTCCGCCGAAGCCGCGCAGGGCGACGCGTATCCCGCGCGGCATCAATGAGCGGCGGTTGCGGGAGAAGAAGCAGCGGTCCGAGACGAAGCGGGGGCGCTCCGCGCGGGACTGGGGGTGA
- a CDS encoding GNAT family N-acetyltransferase encodes MTTPTAPRLEEITPKNLKDALGIRVRPDQEFAVEPVVNSLAEAYVHPGVALPRLIMDGDRAVGFLMAFLDIDWHGDGGSVVRSGLWRLNIAAGEQGKGYGRFAVESVAAELRRRGTKELYVTWHPGAHGPENFYLRLGFRRTGETAEAETVGVLPLT; translated from the coding sequence ATGACGACGCCCACGGCACCGCGCCTCGAAGAGATCACGCCGAAGAACCTGAAGGACGCCCTCGGTATACGAGTCCGCCCCGACCAGGAATTCGCGGTCGAACCGGTGGTGAACTCCCTCGCCGAGGCCTACGTCCATCCCGGCGTCGCCCTGCCCCGCCTGATCATGGACGGCGACCGCGCGGTCGGCTTCCTGATGGCCTTCCTCGACATCGACTGGCACGGGGACGGCGGCAGCGTCGTCCGCTCCGGCCTGTGGCGGCTGAACATCGCGGCCGGGGAGCAGGGCAAGGGGTACGGCCGGTTCGCCGTGGAGTCGGTGGCGGCGGAGCTGCGCCGCCGCGGCACCAAGGAGCTCTACGTCACCTGGCACCCCGGCGCCCACGGCCCCGAGAACTTCTACCTGCGCCTGGGCTTCCGCAGAACCGGAGAAACCGCCGAGGCCGAAACGGTAGGCGTCCTACCCCTGACCTGA
- a CDS encoding flavin reductase family protein: MPNTPAVPSAITVPPAARHAEGVSNDEFRAAMSRLAAGVVLVTAQEPPLDPDDPGAPAGEDVGMTATAFLSVSLDPPLVLVSLRNGSRMDDLLDEQPLWAVSVLSESQRHIAGRFAMKGRVSDRLLFADIPYLRGEYSGAPLVGGALATLECRTEQRVPAGDHTLVIGRVLTARVPSAEGGPLTYFRGRYRQLG, translated from the coding sequence GTGCCGAACACTCCCGCAGTCCCGTCCGCGATCACCGTTCCGCCCGCCGCCCGGCATGCTGAGGGGGTGAGCAACGACGAGTTCCGTGCCGCCATGTCCCGTCTGGCCGCCGGTGTGGTCCTGGTGACCGCGCAGGAACCGCCGCTGGACCCGGACGACCCCGGGGCGCCGGCCGGCGAGGACGTCGGCATGACCGCGACCGCGTTCCTGTCGGTCTCCCTGGACCCGCCGCTGGTGCTGGTCAGCCTGCGCAACGGCTCCCGCATGGACGATCTGCTCGACGAGCAGCCGCTGTGGGCGGTGTCCGTGCTCTCCGAGAGCCAGCGGCACATCGCGGGCCGCTTCGCGATGAAGGGCCGCGTCAGCGACCGGCTGCTGTTCGCGGACATCCCCTACCTGCGCGGCGAGTACAGCGGGGCCCCGCTGGTGGGCGGCGCCCTGGCGACCCTGGAGTGCCGCACCGAGCAGCGGGTGCCGGCCGGGGACCACACGCTGGTGATCGGCCGCGTCCTGACGGCCCGGGTGCCAAGCGCCGAGGGCGGTCCGCTGACGTATTTCCGGGGCCGTTACCGGCAGTTGGGCTGA
- the cdgB gene encoding diguanylate cyclase CdgB: METESEPYVRLASLRQLHRAMADMNTARSLADTLQTVADGVVGALGYELACVNLVRPDGDLVVAALAGNSAAEALITGRTGSRDSWDRRLQMGERWGDLIFIPHTEGWVLDDDDVPQWYTDGPAPRFEDEWHPSDRLFAPMYAPGPQGGGTSGELVGVLSVDRPRNGRRPGAWGREALQMYAFQAAIAISNARLRSNMQRALVRLEREQQALRASEESFRQAFEYAPSGMAIAEMGGEQHGRILRTNDALCRLLGRPASAMRRYCFSDLVHPEDIGTLLRTSAEGGRAELRLCRRDGSYVWVSLRNSVVADAADGPRFLLTHVEDIEERKRRELQLAHRASHDSLTGLPNSAELRARLSARLCQQRPQQALPAAVDSMAPFESFDSQDAAYGPPAFDRGHDFDFPPGSEAYDGYDHHVHTVAPAADFDDGSKGLAVLFCDLDGFKSINDRFGHNAGDAVLIEVARRLGNGVRDGDTVARLGGDEFVILADGLGRADAQDLAVRLRNEIIQPIRAEGRAVRVGASFGIGWAHCGMTADEVLKSADERMYVEKRSRPKQHRRAG; encoded by the coding sequence ATGGAGACCGAGTCGGAACCCTACGTCCGTCTTGCGTCGCTGCGACAACTGCACCGGGCCATGGCCGACATGAACACGGCCCGCAGCCTGGCGGACACGTTGCAGACCGTCGCCGACGGCGTCGTGGGCGCCCTCGGGTACGAGCTGGCCTGCGTCAACCTCGTACGCCCCGACGGTGACCTGGTGGTCGCCGCCCTGGCGGGGAACTCCGCCGCCGAGGCCCTGATCACCGGCCGGACCGGCTCCCGCGACTCCTGGGACCGCCGCCTCCAGATGGGCGAACGCTGGGGCGACCTGATCTTCATACCGCACACCGAGGGCTGGGTCCTCGACGACGACGACGTCCCGCAGTGGTACACCGACGGGCCCGCGCCCCGCTTCGAGGACGAGTGGCACCCCTCCGACCGCCTCTTCGCCCCGATGTACGCCCCCGGCCCGCAGGGCGGCGGCACCTCCGGCGAGCTGGTCGGCGTGCTCTCCGTGGACCGCCCGCGCAACGGGCGGCGGCCCGGCGCCTGGGGCCGCGAAGCGCTCCAGATGTACGCCTTCCAGGCCGCCATCGCGATCAGCAACGCCCGGCTGCGCTCCAACATGCAGCGCGCCCTGGTCCGCCTGGAGCGCGAGCAGCAGGCGCTGCGGGCCAGCGAGGAGAGCTTCCGGCAGGCCTTCGAGTACGCCCCCTCCGGCATGGCCATCGCCGAGATGGGCGGCGAACAGCACGGCCGGATCCTGCGCACCAACGACGCCCTGTGCCGGCTGCTCGGCCGCCCCGCCTCCGCGATGCGCCGCTACTGCTTCTCCGACCTGGTCCACCCCGAGGACATAGGCACCCTGCTCCGCACCTCCGCCGAGGGCGGCCGGGCCGAGCTGCGCCTGTGCCGCCGCGACGGCAGCTACGTCTGGGTCAGCCTGCGCAACTCGGTGGTCGCCGACGCCGCCGACGGCCCCCGCTTCCTCCTCACCCACGTCGAGGACATCGAGGAGCGCAAGCGCCGCGAGCTCCAGCTCGCCCACCGCGCCTCCCACGACTCGCTCACCGGACTGCCGAACTCCGCCGAGCTGCGGGCGCGGCTGTCCGCCCGGCTGTGCCAGCAGCGCCCGCAGCAGGCGCTGCCCGCCGCCGTCGACTCCATGGCCCCCTTCGAGTCCTTCGACTCCCAGGACGCCGCCTACGGCCCGCCCGCCTTCGACCGGGGGCACGACTTCGACTTCCCGCCGGGCAGCGAGGCGTACGACGGCTACGACCACCATGTGCACACCGTCGCGCCCGCCGCGGACTTCGACGACGGCTCCAAGGGGCTCGCGGTGCTCTTCTGCGACCTCGACGGCTTCAAGTCCATCAACGACCGGTTCGGCCACAACGCGGGCGACGCGGTGCTCATCGAGGTCGCCCGCCGGCTGGGCAACGGCGTGCGCGACGGCGACACCGTCGCCCGGCTCGGCGGCGACGAGTTCGTGATCCTCGCCGACGGGCTCGGCCGGGCCGACGCCCAGGACCTCGCCGTGCGGCTGCGCAACGAGATCATCCAGCCCATCCGGGCCGAGGGCCGGGCCGTGCGGGTGGGCGCCAGCTTCGGCATCGGGTGGGCGCACTGCGGAATGACCGCGGACGAAGTGTTGAAGTCCGCCGACGAGCGGATGTACGTCGAGAAACGATCTCGTCCCAAACAGCACCGCCGTGCGGGATGA
- a CDS encoding carbohydrate-binding protein, producing MTPGNNGASTPEDDDPFGYLYADGQANGAQPPSGGYGYPNSVNRVRPVGTRQYGQQAAPQAPPQQGVYGQPSAHYAAPETLPGGATTTQSPQPGHGGRGSGRGRGPNTKGLLIGAIAVVAAVVIGIGVAMIGGDDEDKGDDQAGTTPTQSQDSTEPSPSTSESAQDEVELPTIDAKALRLDGGAALASDVEGAQSDGGIYVTNLNQPGSTVTWTVNGIPKDGAYTVFVRYSTTDDPQSMTLTVNGKPFGSKLNMDNWAGAKDGDFSKGWTKTYAWPTLNKGTNTISVSCADGDKCNVLLDQLWLKEGQVKD from the coding sequence ATGACGCCCGGCAACAACGGCGCGAGCACGCCCGAGGACGACGACCCGTTCGGCTACCTCTACGCCGACGGGCAGGCCAACGGAGCCCAGCCGCCGTCCGGGGGCTACGGCTACCCGAACTCGGTCAACCGGGTGCGGCCGGTCGGGACCCGCCAGTACGGCCAGCAGGCTGCTCCCCAGGCACCGCCGCAGCAGGGCGTCTACGGGCAGCCGAGCGCCCACTACGCCGCCCCGGAGACGCTGCCCGGCGGCGCCACCACCACCCAGTCCCCGCAGCCGGGGCACGGCGGCCGGGGCAGCGGGCGCGGTCGCGGACCGAACACCAAGGGCCTCCTCATCGGCGCGATCGCCGTGGTCGCCGCGGTCGTGATCGGCATCGGCGTGGCCATGATCGGCGGCGACGACGAGGACAAGGGCGACGACCAGGCGGGCACGACGCCGACCCAGTCCCAGGACAGCACCGAGCCGAGCCCGTCGACGAGCGAGAGCGCGCAGGACGAGGTCGAGCTGCCGACGATCGACGCGAAGGCGCTCCGTCTCGACGGCGGAGCCGCTCTCGCCTCCGACGTCGAGGGCGCGCAGTCCGACGGCGGCATCTACGTGACCAACCTCAACCAGCCGGGCTCCACGGTCACCTGGACCGTCAACGGCATCCCCAAGGACGGCGCCTACACCGTCTTCGTGCGCTACAGCACGACCGACGACCCCCAGTCGATGACGCTCACCGTCAACGGCAAGCCGTTCGGCTCCAAACTGAACATGGACAACTGGGCCGGCGCCAAGGACGGCGACTTCTCCAAGGGCTGGACCAAGACCTACGCCTGGCCCACCCTCAACAAGGGCACCAACACCATCTCCGTCTCCTGCGCCGACGGCGACAAGTGCAACGTCCTGCTGGACCAGCTGTGGCTGAAGGAAGGCCAGGTCAAGGACTGA
- a CDS encoding 1-phosphofructokinase family hexose kinase: protein MILTVTLNTALDITHRVPSLRPGSSHRVSEVTERPGGKGVNVARVLAALGHEVTVTGFAGGTTGRILRDRLTEVPGLVDALVPVSGPTRRTVAVVDARSGSTTQLNEPGPTIAHAEWSAFQAVYGDLLASASAVALCGSLPPGVPVGAYAGLVRTARTAGVPVLLDTSGAALRRGVAGRPDILKPNAEELAELTGFHEPLRAAQDARRRGAGTVVASLGPEGLLALTPEGHWRAAPPARLPGNPTGAGDSVVAGLLSALVEHRPWPDRLARATALSAATVLSPTAGDFDRPAYERLLPDVRVTGEANAA from the coding sequence GTGATCCTCACGGTGACGCTGAACACCGCTCTCGACATCACCCATCGCGTGCCGTCCCTGCGGCCGGGGTCCTCCCACCGCGTCTCCGAGGTGACCGAACGCCCCGGCGGCAAGGGTGTCAACGTGGCCCGCGTACTCGCCGCCCTCGGCCACGAGGTGACGGTCACCGGTTTCGCGGGCGGCACGACGGGCCGGATCCTGCGGGACCGGCTCACCGAGGTCCCGGGCCTGGTGGACGCGCTGGTCCCGGTGTCGGGCCCCACCCGCCGCACCGTCGCGGTGGTCGACGCGCGCTCCGGCTCCACCACCCAGCTCAACGAGCCCGGCCCGACGATCGCTCACGCCGAGTGGTCCGCCTTCCAGGCGGTGTACGGGGATCTGCTGGCGTCCGCCTCGGCGGTGGCCCTGTGCGGCAGCCTCCCGCCGGGCGTCCCGGTGGGCGCCTACGCCGGGCTGGTCCGCACCGCCCGCACGGCCGGGGTACCGGTCCTCCTCGACACCAGTGGGGCGGCGCTGCGCCGCGGGGTGGCCGGGCGCCCCGACATCCTCAAGCCGAACGCCGAGGAGCTGGCCGAACTCACCGGTTTCCACGAGCCGTTGCGCGCCGCCCAGGACGCCCGCCGGCGCGGCGCGGGCACGGTGGTCGCCTCCCTGGGCCCGGAGGGCCTGCTCGCGCTGACCCCCGAGGGCCACTGGCGCGCGGCCCCGCCGGCCCGGCTGCCCGGCAACCCGACCGGCGCCGGCGACTCGGTCGTGGCGGGTCTGCTGTCGGCCCTGGTGGAACACCGCCCCTGGCCCGACCGCCTCGCCCGGGCGACAGCCCTGTCGGCGGCGACGGTCCTCTCCCCCACGGCCGGCGACTTCGACCGCCCGGCCTACGAACGCCTGCTGCCCGACGTCAGGGTGACGGGGGAAGCGAACGCGGCGTAG
- the nagA gene encoding N-acetylglucosamine-6-phosphate deacetylase, with the protein MAPTTVLTGARVVLPTGIVDDGRVIVEGTRIAATAPRQAEPLDASGHWLVPGFVDIHNHGGGGTSFAGGTAEDVLRGVRTHRLHGTTTVVASAVTGDLAFLARHAGMLAELAQQEEIAGIHFEGPFISPCRKGAHNEELLRDPDPAEVRKLIDAAHGHARMMTLATELPGGLDSVRLLAEHGVIAAVGHTDATYEQTVAAIDAGATVATHLFNAMPPLGHRAPGPIAALLEDERVTVELINDGTHLHPAALQLAFHHAGRDRVAFITDAMDAAGFGDGRYMLGPMEVEVADGVARLVEGGSIAGSTLTLDRAFRRAVTVDGLPVEDVVAAISANPARLLGLDDRIGSLEPGKDADLVVLDAEFVLKGVMRRGEWVVDPQLG; encoded by the coding sequence ATGGCCCCCACCACGGTTCTCACCGGTGCCCGGGTGGTCCTGCCCACCGGCATCGTGGACGACGGCCGCGTGATCGTCGAGGGCACGCGGATCGCGGCCACCGCGCCCAGGCAGGCCGAGCCGCTCGACGCGTCCGGCCACTGGCTGGTCCCCGGGTTCGTCGACATCCACAACCACGGCGGCGGCGGCACCTCCTTCGCCGGCGGCACCGCCGAGGACGTCCTCCGGGGCGTCCGCACCCACCGCCTGCACGGCACCACCACGGTCGTCGCCTCCGCCGTCACCGGCGACCTGGCCTTCCTCGCCCGGCACGCCGGGATGCTGGCGGAACTCGCCCAGCAGGAGGAGATCGCCGGCATCCACTTCGAGGGGCCGTTCATCTCGCCGTGCCGCAAGGGCGCGCACAACGAGGAACTGCTGCGCGACCCGGACCCGGCCGAGGTCCGCAAGCTGATCGACGCGGCGCACGGCCACGCGAGGATGATGACCCTGGCCACCGAGCTGCCGGGCGGCCTGGACTCCGTACGGCTGCTCGCCGAGCACGGGGTGATCGCGGCGGTCGGGCACACGGACGCCACGTACGAGCAGACGGTCGCGGCCATCGACGCGGGCGCGACCGTCGCCACCCACCTGTTCAACGCGATGCCCCCGCTCGGCCACCGCGCCCCCGGCCCCATCGCCGCGCTGCTGGAGGACGAGCGGGTCACCGTCGAGCTGATCAACGACGGCACGCATCTGCACCCCGCCGCGCTCCAGCTCGCCTTCCACCACGCGGGCCGGGACCGGGTCGCCTTCATCACCGACGCGATGGACGCGGCCGGCTTCGGCGACGGCCGCTACATGCTCGGCCCGATGGAGGTCGAGGTCGCGGACGGCGTGGCCCGGCTGGTGGAGGGCGGCTCCATCGCCGGCTCCACGCTCACCCTGGACCGCGCCTTCCGGCGGGCGGTGACGGTGGACGGGCTGCCCGTCGAGGACGTGGTCGCGGCGATCTCCGCCAACCCGGCGCGGCTGCTCGGCCTGGACGACCGGATCGGTTCCCTGGAGCCCGGCAAGGACGCCGACCTGGTGGTCCTGGACGCGGAGTTCGTGCTCAAGGGCGTGATGCGCCGGGGAGAATGGGTGGTCGATCCCCAACTGGGCTGA